ctggggaagactcttgagaacatgggcacaggggaaaagttcctgaacagatcgccaatagcttatgctgtaagatcaagatttgacaaatgggacctcataaaattacaaagtttctgtaagggaaaggacactgttaaaaggacaaaatggcaacaatcaaattgggaaaggttattcaccaaccctacatctgatagagggctaatatccaatatatacaaagaactcaagaagttagactccagaaaaccaaataaccctattaaaaattgggtacagatctaaacaaagaattttcacctgaagaaattcggatggcagagatgtgccttatttataatagcgagaagctggaaagaacccagatgccgctcaaaggaggaatggatacagaaaatgtggtatatttacacaattgaatactactcagcaattagaaacaatgaattcacaaaaattttaggcaaatggtttgatctggaaaatatcattctaagtgaggtaacccaatcacaaaataatgcacatggaatgcaatctctgataagtggatattaattcgcccagaagccctgaatacccaaagtacaaatcagaaaacaaatgactcccatgaagaagtatggagagggtccttatcatggaaagtattgatctagctttggaggggtATATAATaacagagaaaaaggacagaggtgattggagaatggatggagagaagaaggtttatgggacatatggggaggggggatctgggaaaggggaaatcatttggaatgtaaacaaagaatatagaaaataaaaatatttaaaaaaatagttataaaGTATTAAGTGTATCTGGTTAAATTAAAATCTGATTAACCATCTCTAGATTTGGATGACACTTTACACCTACATTAGGCCTATTCTTCATGATTTCCTTCATCAAGTTAAGTCTGTTTAGTGAATCCTTTGTAAAAAGGAAGCACAGTACAAGGACGATGATTTTTCTGAGTTcccctgagcaagccagggaaatcAAGCCACTAAATAAAGCCCAGTCTTCTGTACAGACCACAAAGAATGTACAGGATTCTTCTGTCAATTTTCTGCTTATTAGCTGACAGTTCAGTGaacgataaaaaaaaaaattgatttatcCTCATTCAAAAGCCACTGTTGTTTTTGCATTCTTTCTTAGGTttaatttagaaaagtaaaaagtATAACCTTTTTTCTCATAATTGGAGCTATGCCATAGAAATGCagcttgtaattttatgagaaaatcaGGTCATCCTTAATGATTTAATAACTTAGTCCTTCAGGCTCAGAAAGAGTAAGTCTATAGATGCTATTTAAAATCTAGTGCAGATTGATTTTTCAAGAATCAGCAATATTAGCTTTAAAATGTTACCATTTGTGTACTgtaataaatattaatgtatGTAAACCAAACTACTAGACAAAAAAATGTAATCATCAAAACTGAGATTTTCTTGTTATTTCTACTTTATTTCCAATCCATATCTTAGGTCATCCATGCCCAGCAATCTTCTTGAGTCAAAGGCCATTTACTtaatttagttttcttcttctttgataATACAAATGTAactaatatgtgatatatatgtatgtgtatcctTAATGTCCTCAaagacttttcttcttttaagtttcAATCTGAAATGAAGACTAAGTCACACTAGCATATAAGTCTGGTTCTTTTCAAACTGGTCTTAGTATGACTTGGCATTCCATTCATGACTGCCATTCAcgaattttattttttcccatttgatGACTTCTCCCCCTGCCCAAACTAGGAGCAGCTGTTTGTCATGTTTCTGGCTTCTGAGTTCCTGCAGCAGGAACCATccgtatgaaaaaaaaaaaagaaaggttcagaGTTGTGTTTCACTCTGACACAGCCTGATACCCTGAGGTCCTATATGGGTGTCATGAACTACTCTCATACCATTAAAAATCATAGGCTATAGAGAACCCAAATAAATACCAAGTTCATTTTAATTAATGCTccagaaaattaaattaataaaggCTCCAGAAATACtgatgtaaatatattatttaacttTTAGAGTCCTGTTTCTCCTACTTATAAACCAAGGCAGTTATTACCACATAGCTGCATCTTCCTGAATCAGAGAGTCCAAAGCATGTTctcaagtatttttattttgttttactgttaGGAACATGAGTGGAGATTTCCTAAGCAAGAATCTAAGCACTGCAGCCTGGAAAACTAACATCACAATGCTGAATGGAAACTACTACACTAATACTTCATATTGTGACATCAAGAACCAAGCCATGAATTTGCTTTCCATCATCATTTCCCTGGTTGGGATGGGACTCAATGCCATAGTCCTGTGGTTCCTGGGCATCCGTATGCATAGGAATGCCTTCTCTGTCTACATTCTCAACCTGGCTATGGCTGACTTTCTCTTCCTGTGCTCTCAGTTTGTATTTTGTCCTCTCGATGCCATTTACTTCTTCTActccattttcattgaattccctTTGGTTTTTCAAATTGTGCAAACATTTGCTTATCATTCTGGTCTGAGCATTCTCAGCACCATTAGCATTGAGCACGGCATGTCTGTAATATGGCTCATTTGGTATCGCGGTAATCATTCAAGACACACATCAGCTATCACATGTTTTGTGCTTTGGGCTATGTCCCTATTATTGGGTATCCTGGAAAGAAAGGCATGTGACTTAATGTTTAATGGTTTTGACATTTATTGGTgtagaatgttttatttaatcGCTagtgtattttcaattgtttcaTTTGTGGTTCTTTGTGGGTCCAGTCTCATCCTGCTTGTCAGGATCTTCTGTGGCTCACAGCGGATTCCTGTGACCAGGCTGTATATAACCATTGCATTCACTGTCTTGGTCTTCCTGATTTTTGGTCTTCCCTTTGGGATCCATTGGCTACTCCACCAATTGATGGGTGATTTACATTATTTTAACAATTGTGATTCATTTTTTTATGATACACAATTCTTATCCTGTGTTAACAGCTGTGCCAACCCCATCATTTACTTCCTTGTTGGCTCCATTAGGCACCGAAACTTCAGAAGGAAGACTCTTAAGCTACTCCTGCAGAGAGCCATGCAGGACAACCCTTAGGAAGAAGAATGTGGAGATAACAATTCTTAGGAACACTCTGATGAACTGGAAAGAGTtcagagcagaagctgagagccactggaaaaaaaatcatttggggggaaatatttttcttattggcATGGATCATTTTTTTTGCAACCTTTTCAGTTTGTTACCTCTTCTTCAATTGGTTAATTAAAGCATtaatttttgtaaaaatttgAGAGAAATGGGTCTTGTCATACAAATGCTGACTGTAGTATGTCTGAAGCTGTGATACTTAGGGCTTTACCATCTCCTTTTTGGGGACTCCTTGTGTAAATGTTCTGTGGTGGAGAACTGCTCCTTCTGTTGACAAACTCTCCTTAATTAGAAGGCAAATAGAAGAACAAGGAAGAGCTGCATTTCTTTAGTCAGTGAAATTTATAATGCTTGCACAAATGTTGTATCTtgcaaatattctttttaaacacTTTTCTCAGTGTTTAAGACTTaattacatacattttaaaatcctAGTTCTTATTAATTTCTTCAGGTTATATAAATTGTTtactaaacaaataaaccttCACAAAAGAAGACTGCTAAATTGCTCTTCAATTAGCTGAGTCCTCACTATGAATATCGAGTTCACTGTgtctctaatttttaaaatttgatgagTGTACTTAGATTTTGCAACGAGATCTATCAATGTCCATGAGCACATGAATTTTGAGAGTctgacttttgtgtttctcttcaaaatgccttctttttcaaattttattttatttgatgtttgctttatttaaatttcaagtggTATCAACTTTCCTTGTTACGCTCCAACAACCTCCTGTCCTATCCATCCTTCCTGCTTACCTCCTCTTATCCCACTTTCCTGACCAAGAATTACTATAGTGtggcattgagctttcacaggaccaaaggcctctcctcacattgatgtctgaaaaggccatcctctgctacactaTACATGCTAGAGTCATGTATCCTTCCATATGTATTTTTTGGTTGGAGTTTTAGCCCCTGTGAGCTCTGAGGCTActtgttggtacatattattgttctttttatGGGGATGAAAaacttcagctctttgggtcctatCTCTAGTTCTTCCATTGTGGGCCCTAttctcagtctattggttggctctgggccatgggtattttgatccaccttctaagaagaatcaagGTATCCCACACTGTTCCTTCTttaacttcatgtggtctgtgagttgtaccttgggtattctgagcttttgggctaatatccacttaacagtgagtacaTATGGtgtatgttcttttatgattgggttacttcaatcagaaagatattttctagttccatccatttgcctaagaatttcacgaatttattgtttttaatagctggttagtattccattgtgtaaatgtaccactttttttttttttatccattactCTTGTGAGGGatatctgcgttctttccagcttctggctattacaaataaggctgccatgtatatagtggaacatgtgtccttattacattttggagcatcttctgagtatatatacccaggagtggtatagctgggtcctcaggtagtactatgtccaattttctgataaGCCACCAAAGTGATATCCAGAATgattttatcagcttgcaatcccaccagcaatggaggagtgttcctctttctccatgtcctctctagcacctgctgtcccctgaggttttgattggagccattctaactggtgagGCAGAATCTTAGGGtagtttagatttgcatttcccttatgattaaggatgttgagctgatactttctagagaaccaacaggagcagggcattaaGTAAGAATCACTGCCAACCCCTTGAGGCCCAGAGGTgctctgctctgggactcactgcccagcaacctccagatcaccactccctGTCTGCCACTTCtaaccctccctcctctcctgtctctgcccctttcCATCTGATGTAgaagacctgtgccacatctggcatggagaagACCTTACATCCTGATACTCTttggagaactgacaggagcaaggcttttgagaattggcaggagcagggcactTGAGAACCAGCAGTAGCAGGGCATTTGAACAGGCAGATGTGTagcattcgagaaccagcatcaacAGAGCACTTGAAACCTGTTGCCAGTAGATAatttgagaactagcagcctGCAGGACATTTgactcttgccaagtctgccagaggggagaccccatcacctgataattcctggagaatcagctgtttgcagggcattggaaagaaagagaataccAAAAGTACAGAAatacaggcctgcaggacagagaagatagagacagcaggaccaactaacatctGAGATAACTAGGTgtccaaaggcaaatgcaagattattaccaacagaaaccaaggcaacatggcatcatcatAACCCAGTTCTCCAGCAACAGAAAATCTTGCATACtttatcacatcagaaaagcaagagctagatttaagatcacatctcatattgctgatggaagACATAAagcaggacataaataactcccttagagaaatacaggagaacatgggtcaacaggtagaagatgttaaagaggaagcacaacaagatagataaacccttagcaagactgaccaaagggcagagagaaagtatccaaattaacaaacttagaaatgaaaagggagatataacaacggaaactgaggaaatccaaaaaaatcatcagatcctactacaagagactgtactcaacacaactggagaatgtggaggaaatggacaatttccttgacagataccaaataccaaaattaaatcggaaccaaatagatcatctaaacagtcccataatgcctaaagaaatagaaggagtcatagaaagacttccaaccaaaacaagcacaggaccagatggtttcagtgcagaattctatcagaccttcaaagaagagttaacaccaatactcttcaaactattccacaaaatagaaacagaaggaacactacccaattccttctacgaagccacaattacgctgataccaaaaccacacaaagatccaacaaagaaagagaaattcagaccaatttcccttatgaacatcgatgcaaaaatactcaataaaattcttgccaaccgaatccaagaacacatcaaaacgaacatccaccatgataaagtaggctttatcccgggaatacagggttggttcaatatacggaaatccatcaatgcaatccactacataaacaaactcaaagaaaaaacccaatggtcatttcattggatactgaataagcatttgacaaaattcagcatcctttcatgcttaaagtcttggaaagaactggaattcaaggcccatacctaaacatagtaaaagcaatatgcagcaaaccggtagccagcatcaaactaaatggagagaaacttgaagcaatcccactaaaatcagggactatacagggctgctccctttctccttatcttttcaatattgtacttgaggtactagctc
This portion of the Apodemus sylvaticus chromosome 1, mApoSyl1.1, whole genome shotgun sequence genome encodes:
- the LOC127668511 gene encoding mas-related G-protein coupled receptor member B2-like codes for the protein MSGDFLSKNLSTAAWKTNITMLNGNYYTNTSYCDIKNQAMNLLSIIISLVGMGLNAIVLWFLGIRMHRNAFSVYILNLAMADFLFLCSQFVFCPLDAIYFFYSIFIEFPLVFQIVQTFAYHSGLSILSTISIEHGMSVIWLIWYRGNHSRHTSAITCFVLWAMSLLLGILERKACDLMFNGFDIYWCRMFYLIASVFSIVSFVVLCGSSLILLVRIFCGSQRIPVTRLYITIAFTVLVFLIFGLPFGIHWLLHQLMGDLHYFNNCDSFFYDTQFLSCVNSCANPIIYFLVGSIRHRNFRRKTLKLLLQRAMQDNP